From a single Silene latifolia isolate original U9 population chromosome 6, ASM4854445v1, whole genome shotgun sequence genomic region:
- the LOC141658703 gene encoding fatty acid elongase 3-like produces MQSIKYYLADHPTILNFRWGPTQTWFSTWSFLIYTLTIYTTLSLFLHYTLSLLLPNRRRFRFPLGPIPSLHTLLICLTSTIIFAGTLISATAEIHDNSRWLWRRSHLRTTPVRWLLCFPPGTRPSGRVFFWSYAFYLSRLFLHLPRTFLKILRRRPVTFFHVMNQSCMLLTSFLWLEFSQSFQVLAILLLTFLYAVVYGYKFWVGVGLPRAKFPFVVNCQVVLLACNLVCHAGVMLLHYLSVNRGGCNGIGAWGFNSACNGLILILFFKDYKNRIARSLMDDDYSSHYSRMDSREIFTIEKRRKD; encoded by the coding sequence ATGCAATCTATCAAATATTACCTAGCCGACCACCCAACCATACTAAACTTCAGGTGGGGTCCAACCCAAACATGGTTCTCAACATGGTCATTCCTCATCTACACCCTAACCATCTACACCACCCTCTCTCTTTTCCTCCACTACACCCTCTCCCTCCTCCTCCCTAACCGCCGCCGTTTTCGCTTCCCCCTAGGCCCCATCCCATCCCTACACACCCTCCTCATTTGCCTCACATCCACCATCATTTTCGCTGGCACCCTTATATCCGCCACTGCTGAGATACACGATAACTCGAGGTGGCTTTGGAGACGGAGCCACCTTCGGACCACACCCGTAAGGTGGCTCCTATGTTTTCCACCAGGAACCCGGCCTTCAGGCCGGGTTTTCTTCTGGTCTTACGCTTTTTACCTCTCTAGGCTTTTCCTACACCTCCCTAGGACTTTTTTGAAGATATTACGACGTCGTCCCGTTACGTTCTTTCATGTTATGAATCAGTCATGTATGTTGCTCACGTCTTTTTTGTGGCTTGAGTTTTCTCAGTCTTTTCAAGTGCTTGCAATATTGTTGTTGACTTTTCTATACGCCGTCGTTTACGGGTACAAGTTTTGGGTTGGTGTTGGACTGCCACGTGCCAAGTTTCCATTTGTTGTGAACTGTCAGGTTGTATTGCTTGCGTGTAACTTGGTGTGCCACGCTGGAGTAATGTTGTTACATTATTTAAGCGTTAATAGAGGTGGGTGTAACGGGATTGGTGCCTGGGGATTTAATTCAGCGTGTAACGGTCTCATCCTTATACTGTTCTTTAAGGATTATAAGAACAGGATTGCTCGAAGTTTGATGGACGACGATTATTCTAGCCATTACTCAAGAATGGATTCAAGGGAGATATTTACTATCGAGAAAAGGAGAAAGGATTAA